A genome region from Gossypium hirsutum isolate 1008001.06 chromosome A04, Gossypium_hirsutum_v2.1, whole genome shotgun sequence includes the following:
- the LOC107949373 gene encoding transcription factor bHLH140, producing MDYFPSANFSSSFIDGSSSVTTTSNNSSSCSKEKKKAGKKGKGAVKLSTDPQSVAARERRHRISDRFKILQSMVPGGTKMDTVSMLDEAIHYVKFLKTQIWLHQAMINFVDDDSSSLFLPTSFPVETNIYPSSNPNPNLEPMQPSQLLPLPDSCFQGPQQTMPYDAYMRHQ from the coding sequence ATGGACTACTTTCCCTCTGCTAACTTCAGCTCATCTTTCATTGATGGGTCTTCTTCTGTGACAACAACCAGCAACAACAGCAGCAGCTGCAGcaaagagaagaagaaggctgGCAAAAAGGGCAAAGGTGCGGTAAAGCTATCGACTGATCCACAAAGTGTGGCTGCTAGAGAAAGGAGGCATCGTATCAGTGACCGGTTCAAGATCTTGCAGAGCATGGTTCCTGGTGGGACAAAGATGGACACTGTCTCCATGCTTGATGAAGCTATTCATTATGTAAAGTTCCTCAAAACTCAGATATGGCTTCACCAAGCCATGATCAACTTCGTCGATGACGACTCGTCGTCTCTCTTCTTGCCTACCTCTTTCCCTGTTGAAACAAATATTTACCCATCATCAAACCCTAACCCAAACCTTGAACCAATGCAACCGTCGCAGCTGCTACCATTGCCGGATTCTTGCTTCCAAGGTCCCCAACAAACCATGCCTTATGATGCATACATGAGACATCAATAA
- the LOC107948949 gene encoding UPF0098 protein CPn_0877/CP_0992/CPj0877/CpB0906 — MASDQDQFRLVSPAINQEGKLPRKYTDEGQGAKRNLSPPLEWYNVPEGTRSLALVVEDVDAPDPSGPIVPWTCWVAINIPPTLKGLPEGFSGKEEEVGGDYASIKEGNNDHKVPGWRGPKLPSHGHRFLFRLFALDDELNVGNKVTKEKVLEAIEGHVVGEAELTTKF, encoded by the exons ATGGCTAGCGACCAAGATCAGTTCAGGCTGGTATCCCCCGCCATAAACCAAGAAGGGAAGTTGCCAAGAAAGTACACAGATGAAGGTCAAGGTGCAAAGAGGAATTTGTCACCACCATTAGAATGGTACAACGTGCCAGAAGGGACTCGTTCGTTGGCCCTGGTGGTGGAAGACGTAGATGCACCAGACCCCAGCGGCCCCATCGTGCCATGGACCTGTTGGGTAGCGATTAACATACCGCCAACGTTGAAGGGTCTCCCAGAGGGATTTTCTGGGAAAGAAGAGGAAGTGGGTGGAGATTATGCTAGCATCAAAGAAGGCAACAACGATCACAAGGTCCCTGGTTGGCGAGgtcccaagttaccctctcacGGCCACCGTTTCCTGTTCAGGCTATTTGCTTTGGATGATGAGTTGAATGTTGGCAACAAA GTGACGAAGGAGAAGGTTCTTGAAGCTATCGAAGGACATGTGGTCGGGGAAGCAGAATTGACGACTAAGTTTTAA